The Anaerolineae bacterium genome contains the following window.
GGCAGCGCCGGGCAGCGTCACCCCATACAGCATGAGGAGTGCTGCGATATGGCTGAGCTAGCGTTGGGCATTGACCTGGGCGGGACCAAGATCGCCGGGGCGCTGGTCACCCGCGAGGGCACAGTCGTCGCCGAAGTCCGGACGCCGACCCGACCGGAAGAAGGCGTTGAGCCGGTGATCGGACGGATGGCGGAGTGCATCCGGGCCTTACAGGCCCAGGCCGGGTCGGGCCATCGCATCGTCGGGATCGGCATCGGGGCCGCCGGTTCCACCGATCACGTGCGCGGCGTGGTGATCATGGGGTCCAATCTGCGCTGGGTCAATGTGCCTTTGCGCGACCGCCTGCTGGCTCACCTGGGCGATGCCTGGGCCGGGCCGATCAGCGTCGCCAAGGATACCAACGCCGCTGCGTTGGGCGAGCTGCTTTACGGCGCAGGCCGTGGCGCACAGACCATCCTCTACGTCACCGTCGGGACGGGCATCGGCGGCGGTCTGGTGCTGGAAGGTAAGCTGTATCACGGCGTCAGCGGCGGCGCTGCTGACCTGGGCCACCTGATCGTGGAGACAGACGGCCCGCTGTGTGGCTGTGGCAAGCGCGGCTGTGTGGAGGCGCTGGCCTCCGGCCCGGC
Protein-coding sequences here:
- a CDS encoding ROK family protein, which codes for MAELALGIDLGGTKIAGALVTREGTVVAEVRTPTRPEEGVEPVIGRMAECIRALQAQAGSGHRIVGIGIGAAGSTDHVRGVVIMGSNLRWVNVPLRDRLLAHLGDAWAGPISVAKDTNAAALGELLYGAGRGAQTILYVTVGTGIGGGLVLEGKLYHGVSGGAADLGHLIVETDGPLCGCGKRGCVEALASGPAIARQAREQLAAGRPSILADRPPETLTAVDVVEAAQRGDALAREIITLAGQRLGMVLAWCVDVVNPERIIIGGGVAAAGDLLFEPVRQTVAVRALPSNVEAVRIVPAGLGANSGEIGAAALVWAGAA